A region from the Thermanaeromonas toyohensis ToBE genome encodes:
- a CDS encoding lysophospholipid acyltransferase family protein: MGDSPALFYRLAKFICYIFFQYICRWEVKGQENFPLEGPAVVVSNHVSLWDPVAVGVAIPRPVRFMAKEELFRIPFLAQLLRALGAFPVRRGRSDRQALKESLEILRSGQVLGMFPEGTRVRTGELGAFHGGAALLSLKTGAPLVPVAVKGTEQIFRRGWFHTFQVLIGNPIYPGSKESYTPLEVEELSQKAREAISKLLKEA, encoded by the coding sequence ATGGGGGATAGCCCCGCCTTGTTTTATCGTCTAGCTAAATTTATATGCTACATTTTTTTTCAGTATATATGCCGCTGGGAAGTTAAAGGGCAGGAGAATTTCCCCCTTGAGGGCCCAGCAGTGGTGGTATCCAATCACGTATCCCTATGGGATCCGGTGGCCGTCGGGGTAGCTATCCCCCGGCCTGTCCGTTTTATGGCTAAGGAGGAGCTCTTCCGGATCCCTTTTCTTGCCCAGCTTCTTCGGGCCTTAGGGGCTTTTCCAGTTCGGCGAGGCAGATCTGATCGCCAGGCTCTAAAAGAGAGCCTAGAGATCCTCCGTTCTGGCCAGGTGCTGGGCATGTTCCCAGAAGGGACCCGGGTTAGAACAGGGGAACTGGGTGCCTTTCACGGTGGAGCAGCTCTACTTAGCCTTAAAACAGGAGCTCCACTGGTCCCGGTGGCAGTCAAGGGAACAGAACAGATTTTTCGTCGGGGATGGTTCCATACCTTCCAAGTTTTAATTGGGAATCCCATTTATCCCGGATCAAAGGAGAGTTACACCCCTTTGGAGGTGGAGGAGCTCTCCCAAAAAGCCCGGGAGGCTATATCTAAATTGCTAAAGGAAGCCTAA
- a CDS encoding DUF1614 domain-containing protein: protein MAGYPLGVLALVIVFLLIYFGLAQRVLDRLYLSDKAALALVAASALGSFINIPLSRGPIAVSFNVGGGLIPLGLALYVLYRAGTRKEVARALLAAVVTAGAIFGLNSWLMRGREPWDFAWNVLDPLYYYPLVAGGMAYLVGRSRRAAFVAAILGILILDIIDYLVLAFSGTRGTVAIGGAGAMDVSLLSGVVAVLLAELIGEGRERLQGGPEVEGRPKSLLERLRLSPAKKALTLDKKDGEGRA from the coding sequence ATGGCTGGATATCCTTTAGGGGTTCTCGCCCTTGTAATTGTATTTCTCTTAATTTATTTTGGGTTGGCCCAAAGGGTTCTAGATCGGTTATATTTAAGCGACAAGGCTGCCTTGGCCTTGGTGGCTGCCTCAGCCTTAGGAAGCTTTATTAACATCCCTTTATCCCGGGGACCTATAGCGGTTTCCTTTAATGTAGGGGGCGGACTTATTCCCTTAGGCTTAGCCCTTTACGTCTTATACCGGGCAGGCACCCGGAAAGAGGTGGCCCGCGCTTTACTTGCAGCAGTTGTCACCGCAGGAGCTATCTTCGGACTCAACAGCTGGCTCATGCGGGGCCGCGAGCCCTGGGATTTTGCCTGGAACGTACTCGATCCCCTCTATTACTACCCCTTGGTAGCAGGCGGCATGGCGTATTTAGTGGGCCGCTCACGCCGCGCAGCCTTCGTAGCCGCTATTCTAGGGATTCTTATTCTAGACATCATCGATTACTTGGTCCTGGCTTTTTCCGGCACCCGGGGCACCGTAGCCATAGGTGGGGCTGGGGCCATGGACGTAAGCCTTCTTTCCGGTGTGGTAGCTGTACTCCTGGCGGAACTAATAGGTGAAGGCCGGGAGCGGCTCCAGGGAGGCCCGGAGGTAGAAGGCCGACCTAAATCCCTCTTAGAAAGGCTGCGGCTTTCTCCAGCTAAGAAGGCCCTTACATTAGACAAGAAGGACGGTGAAGGCCGTGCTTAA
- the cmk gene encoding (d)CMP kinase: MRDNIAIDGPAGAGKSTVARQLAKRLGYLYIDTGAMYRALTWKALKEGTKVTDEAALVDLARNTSLEFKEVAPGEVSVYCDGEDVTRLIRSPEVSRHVSTVAAWPRVREEMVKLQRDLAARRKVVMDGRDIGTHVLPEANHKFFLTASLEERARRRWQELIAQGNKFSLEEIKREIEERDRRDSQRIVAPLRPAPDAVIIDTSNLTPEEVTEHILKTIRKNC, translated from the coding sequence GTGAGGGATAACATAGCTATAGATGGACCGGCGGGGGCTGGAAAGAGCACAGTAGCCCGGCAACTAGCTAAGCGGCTGGGCTATTTGTATATTGACACAGGGGCTATGTATCGCGCCCTTACCTGGAAAGCTCTAAAGGAGGGAACAAAGGTTACTGACGAGGCTGCCCTAGTAGATCTTGCTCGAAACACTTCCTTGGAATTTAAAGAAGTTGCTCCAGGAGAAGTATCTGTTTACTGTGATGGGGAGGATGTAACCCGTCTTATTAGGTCTCCCGAGGTATCCCGACATGTCTCTACAGTAGCAGCCTGGCCCAGGGTGCGGGAGGAAATGGTAAAGTTACAGCGGGATCTGGCGGCAAGAAGAAAAGTAGTTATGGATGGCCGGGATATCGGTACTCATGTTCTTCCGGAAGCAAACCATAAGTTTTTCCTCACCGCTTCCCTGGAGGAGCGGGCTAGAAGGCGTTGGCAGGAATTGATAGCCCAGGGGAATAAGTTTTCTTTAGAAGAAATAAAACGGGAGATCGAAGAGCGGGACCGGCGAGACAGCCAGAGGATTGTGGCTCCTTTACGGCCAGCCCCAGATGCCGTTATTATAGACACAAGTAACCTTACGCCGGAAGAGGTAACGGAGCATATTCTGAAAACAATTAGGAAGAATTGTTAA
- the aroA gene encoding 3-phosphoshikimate 1-carboxyvinyltransferase encodes MDLTIKRTPFLRGEFSPPGDKSISHRAAIFAALADGTSEISNFLEAGDCLSTLRCLQALGVEIEGPREGKLKIRAQGPEGLKEPEDVLDAGNSGTTMRFLLGVLAAQPFYSVITGDHSLRRRPMARVAEPLRQMGAHIWGREGGNLAPLSIKGGNLRPIEYNLPVASAQVKSALLLAGLHTEGETVVREPVPARDHTERMLEYCGVKIKKEDLEITIYGRQRIQPFKICIPGDFSAAAFFLVAACIHPRAEVVVRNVGLNPTRTGLLTVLQEMGAELEVIQEGVSAGEPYGVVRARSSSLKGTKIGGALIPRLIDEIPVLAVAAAVAQGSTVIRDAAELKVKESDRITTLAVELRKMGAKIETLPDGMVLEGGSLKGAVVDSHGDHRLAMALAVAGLIAEGETVIRGAECMSISYPGFLADLEALTK; translated from the coding sequence TTGGATCTGACTATCAAGCGGACGCCGTTTTTACGAGGAGAATTTTCCCCCCCGGGGGATAAATCCATTTCGCACCGGGCTGCTATTTTTGCTGCCTTGGCCGATGGCACATCAGAAATCAGCAATTTTTTGGAAGCAGGTGATTGCCTCAGTACCCTGCGTTGTTTACAGGCTTTAGGGGTAGAAATAGAAGGTCCCCGGGAAGGCAAGCTTAAAATCCGCGCTCAGGGGCCGGAAGGTTTAAAAGAGCCTGAGGATGTCCTGGATGCCGGGAATTCAGGAACTACTATGCGGTTTCTTTTGGGGGTGCTTGCGGCCCAACCCTTCTATTCGGTAATAACAGGTGATCATTCTTTACGTCGCCGCCCTATGGCCCGGGTAGCCGAACCTTTAAGGCAGATGGGGGCCCATATTTGGGGCCGCGAAGGAGGGAACCTAGCCCCCTTAAGTATTAAAGGAGGTAATCTCCGTCCTATAGAGTATAATCTTCCTGTAGCCAGCGCTCAAGTAAAATCGGCCCTCCTCTTAGCTGGCCTTCACACCGAGGGAGAAACAGTGGTACGGGAACCTGTTCCAGCGCGGGATCATACAGAGCGAATGTTGGAATATTGCGGAGTAAAAATAAAAAAGGAAGATCTGGAGATAACCATTTACGGCCGCCAAAGGATACAGCCCTTTAAGATTTGCATTCCCGGTGATTTTTCCGCCGCCGCTTTCTTTTTAGTTGCTGCTTGTATTCATCCGCGAGCCGAAGTAGTGGTTCGCAATGTGGGGCTTAATCCCACCCGAACCGGTTTACTCACCGTCCTGCAAGAGATGGGGGCTGAACTAGAGGTTATCCAGGAGGGGGTTAGCGCTGGAGAGCCCTACGGGGTGGTAAGGGCGCGCAGTAGTTCCCTTAAAGGTACTAAGATCGGTGGCGCATTAATCCCTCGCCTTATCGATGAAATACCGGTGCTGGCCGTGGCAGCAGCTGTAGCCCAGGGTTCTACTGTAATTAGAGATGCAGCAGAACTTAAAGTTAAAGAGAGCGACCGGATAACCACCTTAGCTGTGGAACTTCGTAAGATGGGAGCTAAAATCGAAACCTTGCCCGATGGCATGGTGTTGGAGGGCGGGAGCTTAAAGGGGGCAGTGGTAGATAGCCACGGTGATCACCGCCTGGCCATGGCTCTGGCGGTAGCCGGTTTGATTGCCGAAGGGGAAACGGTTATCCGCGGAGCCGAGTGCATGAGTATCTCTTATCCCGGTTTCCTGGCCGACCTGGAGGCATTAACCAAGTGA
- a CDS encoding IS110 family transposase: MQKAEKKALVYGNVLIVGVDVAKKNHYARIYNSMGIDVVKPFYFHNSREGFCRLLGKISEAKEKEKAERIIIGMEPTGHYWKPLAYFLKEAGYTVVIVNPYHVKNSKEMEDNSQDKNDRKDAGLIAQLVKEGKFLHCILPEGIYAELRTLYITRQQEHKKLNAALCQLKAIVDEYFPELMEVFKSLLGKAAQWVLRNCPFPKDILSLKLEELEEGLKQASNSRVGIKRALALRQAAEKSIGVKEGLEGAKVKLQACLEEIEFYQGQIRKTEEAMGRYLEETGLANYLLSIPGVGVVTAAGFLGEIGDPAKYQHWRQIRKLAGYNLTAQKSGKKQKAKTTISKRGRPGLRNLLYQVSLILVAKNKEFKALYHYFLKRPENPLTRKQALVAVALKLVRVMFTLITQKKEYDASKVLGKYREEQLKKVA; this comes from the coding sequence ATGCAAAAGGCCGAAAAGAAAGCCTTAGTTTATGGCAACGTGCTGATCGTGGGAGTGGATGTAGCTAAGAAAAACCATTACGCCCGGATATATAACAGCATGGGTATCGACGTAGTAAAACCGTTCTACTTTCATAATAGCAGAGAAGGTTTCTGCCGTCTACTAGGGAAAATAAGCGAAGCCAAGGAGAAAGAGAAGGCGGAACGTATCATTATAGGCATGGAACCCACAGGACACTACTGGAAACCTCTAGCCTATTTCCTAAAAGAGGCAGGTTACACTGTAGTAATTGTAAATCCTTATCACGTTAAAAACAGCAAAGAGATGGAAGACAATAGCCAAGACAAGAACGACCGCAAGGATGCAGGCCTTATAGCCCAACTGGTAAAAGAGGGCAAATTCTTGCACTGCATCTTACCGGAAGGGATATATGCAGAACTGAGGACCCTTTATATTACCCGGCAGCAGGAACACAAAAAACTTAACGCTGCCCTCTGCCAGCTTAAAGCCATAGTAGATGAATATTTTCCCGAGCTAATGGAAGTATTTAAGAGTCTTTTAGGCAAGGCAGCCCAGTGGGTCTTAAGGAACTGTCCCTTTCCTAAGGACATATTAAGCCTAAAGTTAGAAGAACTAGAAGAAGGGCTAAAACAGGCCTCGAACAGTAGAGTAGGGATAAAGAGGGCTCTTGCTCTAAGGCAAGCAGCAGAAAAGAGCATAGGTGTTAAAGAAGGGCTAGAAGGGGCTAAAGTCAAACTTCAAGCCTGCTTGGAAGAAATCGAGTTTTACCAAGGTCAAATAAGGAAGACAGAGGAAGCCATGGGGCGATACCTAGAGGAGACAGGTTTAGCGAATTATCTTTTAAGCATTCCTGGGGTAGGGGTAGTAACAGCGGCAGGCTTTTTAGGGGAGATAGGTGACCCAGCGAAATACCAGCACTGGAGACAGATACGGAAACTAGCTGGTTATAACCTAACGGCCCAGAAATCGGGGAAGAAACAGAAGGCCAAGACCACCATATCCAAGAGGGGTCGGCCGGGGCTAAGGAATCTACTTTACCAGGTGAGCCTTATTCTAGTGGCTAAGAACAAAGAATTTAAAGCGCTATATCACTATTTCCTAAAGAGGCCGGAAAATCCTTTAACGAGGAAGCAGGCTCTAGTAGCTGTGGCTTTAAAGCTAGTGCGGGTGATGTTTACCCTTATTACCCAGAAGAAGGAATATGATGCCAGCAAAGTATTAGGGAAATACCGGGAAGAACAACTAAAGAAAGTAGCTTAA
- a CDS encoding ISL3 family transposase, translating to MHKINTFTLEEQENFEKILQPILEEPQDPGDIVLKVTVDPPEVCPVCNEGKLHRHGFLKENQKPKERRIHHAFLYGRWVILSWVPVRYKCYRCGKTYTLRPPGTNPWARFTKLGVQTVVYYAQRMSFTYAAQMLNLTPTRVIRLVDKYVQPNLPFDDTQEPIVLTLDELSFTGNDFVCMVGRLEPDKRPLTILEDVRTATIKAYLEELKKAGVKVEAVVIDMKDSWRKLIKAIFPSAKIIVDPFHVIQDANRRLDEARRIEQEASKEKIPRFPLIKAKERLTPRQQEALEKIKDKYPSLYELYQLKEDLRQILRMDRVEEAKAALSRWFINAECAENAEGRIWARTIKSWRSEILNLVRYTQQGRRYTNGYIEGKNTLSKMLKRLSFGFRNRIHFIKKIFLGCCPQNLIPQLLT from the coding sequence ATGCACAAGATTAACACGTTCACCCTCGAAGAGCAAGAGAATTTTGAGAAAATACTACAGCCCATTTTAGAAGAACCCCAAGACCCAGGAGATATTGTGTTAAAGGTAACCGTAGACCCTCCAGAGGTATGTCCTGTATGCAACGAAGGCAAATTACACAGGCATGGCTTCTTAAAGGAAAACCAGAAGCCAAAAGAAAGAAGAATTCATCATGCTTTCTTATATGGGAGATGGGTTATTCTGTCCTGGGTTCCCGTACGGTATAAGTGTTACCGTTGTGGTAAGACTTATACCCTTCGTCCTCCGGGTACCAACCCCTGGGCCAGATTTACAAAATTAGGGGTGCAGACAGTAGTTTATTATGCCCAGAGGATGAGCTTTACTTATGCGGCTCAAATGTTAAACCTTACCCCCACTAGGGTTATAAGATTAGTGGACAAGTATGTCCAGCCTAATCTTCCTTTTGATGATACTCAAGAACCTATAGTGTTAACCTTAGATGAGCTATCCTTTACTGGGAACGATTTTGTATGCATGGTAGGGAGGTTGGAACCGGACAAGAGGCCTTTGACTATTTTAGAGGATGTGAGGACGGCAACTATAAAGGCTTACCTAGAAGAGCTCAAGAAAGCTGGGGTCAAAGTAGAGGCGGTAGTAATTGACATGAAAGACTCTTGGCGTAAGTTAATCAAAGCAATATTTCCTTCAGCCAAGATAATAGTAGACCCTTTTCATGTGATCCAGGATGCTAACCGTCGTTTAGATGAGGCAAGAAGGATAGAGCAAGAAGCGAGCAAAGAGAAGATACCCCGGTTTCCTTTGATTAAAGCTAAAGAGAGACTTACTCCCAGACAGCAAGAGGCATTAGAAAAAATTAAAGATAAATACCCGTCCCTCTATGAATTATACCAGCTAAAGGAAGACTTAAGGCAAATTCTAAGGATGGACCGGGTAGAAGAGGCAAAAGCTGCTTTGAGCCGTTGGTTTATAAATGCAGAATGCGCTGAAAATGCAGAGGGACGGATATGGGCCCGTACTATCAAGTCTTGGAGGTCAGAAATATTAAACCTGGTAAGATATACCCAGCAAGGTCGCCGGTACACTAATGGCTATATAGAAGGTAAAAATACCTTAAGCAAAATGCTTAAACGCTTAAGTTTCGGCTTCAGAAATCGCATTCATTTCATCAAAAAAATCTTCCTAGGATGTTGCCCCCAAAATCTGATCCCACAACTATTGACATAG
- the spoIIP gene encoding stage II sporulation protein P, which yields MLKRSSYLTLSLLLAALLSLAVTYKLWWPQRPTLVPAFSFRPWELKEHTVGDYTILVDEQDQVLDKMARIVYKGDEFIAQDNRRYRVTRIESNKAICTPIGKENISLERPPLTSSSGLSTQPVQAGGAKNLVAVYHTHSDESYVPTDGTESIPGHGGIFKVGEVFAAKLRSMGVNVDHDLSAHEPHDNNSYKRSRRTAAQLVSKGPAAIFDIHRDGVPDPDFYRQVVADKQVTKVRLVIGRENQNMNANLDFAKRIKAAADAKYPGLIRGIFIGAGSYNQDLSPRAILLEIGTHTNTREEAQRGAGLIAEVIPTVLGITPQPGPAAPSTAGDWKGVLFVVLAFVLGGGAFLILSSGGWDKALARLKQYTSIEWANLLGQRLRRPLNTQRRDAGQVLQYKKVPAEKLAPNDERKDWQKD from the coding sequence GTGCTTAAAAGATCGTCCTACTTAACCTTAAGCCTTCTTCTGGCTGCTCTTTTAAGCCTAGCCGTTACCTATAAGCTCTGGTGGCCCCAGAGGCCTACCTTAGTCCCGGCGTTTAGTTTTAGACCCTGGGAACTGAAAGAGCATACTGTAGGCGATTACACTATCCTGGTGGACGAGCAGGACCAGGTGTTAGATAAAATGGCCCGTATAGTTTATAAAGGTGATGAATTTATAGCACAAGATAATAGGCGGTACCGGGTGACTCGCATTGAAAGTAATAAGGCCATATGTACTCCTATAGGTAAAGAGAATATCTCTCTAGAAAGGCCTCCTTTAACTTCCAGCTCTGGCTTAAGTACCCAGCCTGTCCAGGCTGGTGGGGCTAAAAACCTGGTAGCTGTGTACCATACCCATAGCGACGAATCCTATGTACCCACTGATGGTACAGAAAGTATCCCTGGACACGGGGGTATATTCAAAGTAGGCGAAGTCTTCGCGGCTAAATTACGGAGCATGGGCGTAAATGTAGACCATGATCTTTCGGCCCACGAACCCCATGACAATAATTCCTATAAACGCTCACGCCGTACAGCTGCTCAACTGGTAAGTAAAGGGCCGGCCGCTATTTTCGATATCCATCGGGATGGTGTCCCTGATCCTGATTTTTACCGGCAAGTGGTGGCTGATAAACAAGTTACGAAAGTTCGCCTGGTGATAGGCCGGGAGAACCAAAACATGAATGCCAATCTAGACTTTGCCAAAAGGATCAAGGCAGCGGCGGATGCCAAATATCCTGGCCTTATCCGCGGGATATTTATTGGAGCAGGGAGCTATAACCAAGATCTTTCCCCCCGGGCCATTCTTTTAGAGATCGGCACCCATACCAATACTAGGGAAGAAGCCCAACGCGGGGCGGGGCTTATCGCCGAAGTGATCCCCACTGTACTTGGAATAACTCCTCAACCTGGCCCGGCAGCCCCCAGCACAGCTGGTGACTGGAAAGGGGTGCTCTTCGTAGTGTTGGCTTTTGTCTTAGGCGGCGGAGCTTTCCTTATTTTAAGCTCGGGTGGTTGGGATAAAGCTCTGGCCAGGCTTAAACAATATACCTCCATCGAATGGGCTAACCTTCTAGGCCAGCGCTTGCGCCGTCCCTTAAACACCCAAAGGAGAGACGCAGGTCAAGTACTCCAATACAAAAAAGTACCAGCGGAAAAACTAGCTCCCAATGATGAAAGGAAAGACTGGCAGAAGGATTAG
- a CDS encoding YIEGIA family protein — protein sequence MDSLALTLVVGMASGLACRIYLLRTDYRRYPGYPHSVITHLSLAAIASLIGAVAVPALAAREYTAVTFLALAAQQFREIRNLERKSLAELEELELVPRGRDYIEGIARVFESRNYLVMLTSLGSSLATFYFHWGVGVALGLVLIYISGHLRRGKYLGEIATVEPASITFKGPFLTIQGVVLTNIGLKKAREKILREGRAVIIKPKNDDARAILHDAGQRQAILHTVASLLGTKVDISERDWKPLACKNIDTGEVVLYILPNEPDMECLLQAVRMTPVLESAVTRPLKSRIGRAAAD from the coding sequence ATGGATTCCCTGGCTTTAACCTTAGTAGTGGGAATGGCTTCCGGCCTGGCCTGTAGGATATACCTTCTCCGTACCGATTATCGCCGTTATCCCGGTTATCCTCATAGTGTAATAACCCATCTCTCCTTGGCAGCCATAGCTTCCTTAATTGGAGCTGTGGCTGTTCCAGCTTTGGCGGCCCGGGAATACACAGCGGTGACTTTCCTGGCGCTGGCAGCCCAACAGTTCAGGGAGATCCGTAACTTAGAACGTAAATCTTTAGCTGAGCTGGAAGAATTAGAACTTGTTCCCCGGGGACGGGACTACATCGAAGGCATCGCCCGGGTTTTTGAGTCCCGCAACTACCTGGTCATGCTTACTTCCCTGGGAAGTAGCCTAGCCACCTTTTACTTTCACTGGGGCGTAGGGGTAGCCTTAGGTTTAGTGTTAATCTATATTAGTGGCCATTTAAGGCGGGGGAAATACTTAGGGGAAATAGCCACCGTAGAACCGGCCAGCATAACCTTCAAAGGACCTTTTTTAACCATTCAGGGAGTGGTCCTTACCAATATAGGTCTAAAAAAAGCCCGGGAAAAGATCTTGCGGGAGGGCCGGGCAGTAATTATAAAGCCCAAAAACGACGATGCCAGGGCCATCTTACACGATGCGGGGCAGAGGCAAGCCATACTCCATACAGTGGCGAGCCTCTTGGGGACCAAAGTAGATATCAGCGAACGAGATTGGAAACCCTTGGCCTGCAAAAACATTGATACAGGCGAAGTAGTCCTCTATATCCTTCCCAATGAACCCGATATGGAATGCCTCCTTCAGGCGGTCCGTATGACACCAGTACTAGAGAGCGCCGTCACCCGTCCTTTAAAAAGCCGTATTGGCCGGGCGGCCGCAGATTAA
- a CDS encoding bifunctional 4-hydroxy-3-methylbut-2-enyl diphosphate reductase/30S ribosomal protein S1 translates to MDVFVADYAGFCSGVARAVKKAEIAPKPVASLGPLIHNPQVVEKLAAQGVRPVASLEEVEEGRILIRSHGVPPQVLEQARAKGLEIIDATCPFVRRAQELAQELASQGLEIIIVGDPEHAEVRGLVEWAQGKAKVISSAAEVENLPQSSRRAVIVQTTQPQETLQAVVAALLPKTAELWVYNTICEATRRRQEAAVRLARQVDIMVVVGGRNSANTRHLAELCRNTGTPTYHVEKAGELRSEWFAGAQKVGVTGGASTPAWIIEEVVKMLQHLSESIKEPKTPEVGVERAEALLSKPNGEARDTTPAVAHEISQYDGEFRQDEVPTAGEQPGIEMSSHPEEAERIFRLRRGSVIVGTVVQVRDNEVLVDVGGKSEGVIPLTELSYRPFNHPSEVVAVGQEIHVMVLRPENEDGHPLLSKKRADRRIAWDRLEAAFTNGEELRGEVVGVVKGGLLVDVGVRGFVPASLIERGFVEDLHAYLGKTLRLKVIELDRAKNKLVLSQRAILDEEFEKQRQATWESLEPGQVRKGIVRRLTNFGAFIDLGGVDGLLHVSEISWGRVEHPQDVLQEGQEIEVKVLGVDREEGRVSLGRKQLLPNPWNTARERYPVGTVVQGKVLRLAPFGAFVEVEPGIEGLVHISQLADHRVEKPEEVVAVGQVIPVKVLKVDQEAQRMSLSLRQALQDKPKGNPDSSEKPSKEDGSGVKLGELFGDLFGANNQD, encoded by the coding sequence GTGGATGTGTTCGTCGCCGACTATGCGGGGTTTTGTTCCGGTGTCGCGCGGGCCGTAAAAAAAGCCGAAATAGCTCCTAAGCCGGTGGCTTCCCTGGGCCCCTTAATCCATAATCCCCAAGTTGTGGAAAAATTGGCTGCCCAGGGTGTCCGGCCAGTGGCCAGCTTAGAAGAAGTGGAAGAGGGGAGAATACTGATACGCTCCCACGGTGTTCCTCCCCAAGTGTTGGAACAAGCCCGGGCCAAAGGGCTGGAAATAATAGATGCCACTTGTCCTTTTGTACGGCGGGCGCAAGAGCTGGCCCAGGAGCTCGCTTCCCAAGGATTAGAAATTATTATAGTCGGCGACCCGGAACATGCCGAGGTCAGAGGGCTGGTAGAGTGGGCCCAAGGTAAGGCAAAAGTAATATCCAGTGCGGCTGAGGTTGAAAACCTACCTCAAAGCTCGCGGAGGGCGGTTATCGTCCAAACCACCCAGCCGCAAGAAACTTTGCAAGCGGTAGTTGCGGCCCTCCTGCCCAAAACGGCTGAATTATGGGTATACAATACCATCTGCGAGGCCACCCGTCGCCGGCAAGAGGCAGCGGTAAGGTTAGCCCGCCAGGTGGATATCATGGTGGTAGTGGGGGGCCGGAACAGCGCCAACACCCGGCATCTGGCTGAACTTTGCCGGAATACGGGTACGCCCACCTACCATGTGGAAAAGGCTGGGGAGTTGCGCTCCGAGTGGTTTGCGGGGGCCCAAAAAGTAGGCGTTACCGGTGGCGCTTCCACCCCGGCGTGGATCATTGAGGAGGTAGTGAAAATGCTACAACATCTTTCAGAAAGTATTAAGGAACCCAAAACCCCGGAAGTCGGCGTAGAAAGGGCGGAAGCTCTGCTATCCAAACCTAACGGAGAGGCAAGAGATACAACGCCGGCTGTGGCCCACGAGATTTCCCAGTATGATGGAGAATTTAGACAAGATGAGGTTCCGACTGCCGGAGAACAGCCTGGAATAGAGATGTCGAGTCATCCTGAGGAGGCAGAGCGTATATTCAGGCTCCGCCGGGGTAGCGTTATAGTCGGCACCGTAGTTCAAGTGAGGGATAATGAAGTCCTGGTGGATGTGGGAGGCAAGTCAGAAGGGGTTATACCCTTAACTGAACTCTCCTATCGTCCCTTTAATCACCCCTCAGAAGTGGTAGCTGTCGGCCAGGAGATACATGTCATGGTCTTGCGGCCAGAAAATGAAGATGGCCATCCCTTGCTCTCCAAGAAAAGGGCAGACCGCCGGATAGCCTGGGACAGGCTAGAAGCCGCCTTTACCAATGGTGAGGAGCTACGCGGTGAAGTGGTGGGAGTAGTTAAAGGTGGACTTTTAGTGGATGTCGGTGTACGCGGGTTTGTCCCGGCTTCCCTTATCGAGCGAGGTTTTGTAGAAGATCTCCATGCTTATTTAGGTAAAACTTTACGCTTAAAGGTTATAGAACTAGATCGGGCCAAGAATAAACTTGTCCTTTCCCAAAGGGCTATTTTAGATGAAGAGTTTGAGAAGCAGCGCCAGGCCACCTGGGAGAGCTTAGAACCTGGCCAGGTGCGTAAAGGTATTGTACGACGTTTAACTAATTTCGGTGCCTTTATTGACTTGGGTGGCGTGGATGGATTGCTCCACGTCTCCGAGATCTCTTGGGGCCGCGTAGAACATCCCCAGGATGTGCTACAGGAAGGCCAAGAGATCGAGGTTAAGGTGCTAGGGGTGGACCGGGAAGAAGGCAGAGTCTCCCTAGGCCGTAAGCAGCTCCTGCCTAATCCCTGGAATACTGCCCGCGAACGTTACCCTGTGGGTACTGTTGTCCAGGGTAAAGTTTTACGACTTGCTCCCTTTGGGGCCTTTGTAGAAGTAGAGCCGGGGATCGAAGGGTTGGTGCACATTTCGCAACTGGCTGATCACCGGGTGGAAAAACCAGAGGAAGTGGTGGCTGTCGGCCAGGTGATCCCTGTCAAAGTATTAAAAGTGGACCAGGAAGCCCAGCGCATGAGCTTAAGCCTGCGCCAGGCCCTACAGGATAAACCCAAGGGCAATCCCGATTCTAGTGAAAAGCCGTCTAAAGAAGACGGAAGCGGGGTAAAATTGGGCGAACTTTTCGGGGACCTCTTCGGGGCTAATAACCAAGATTAG